The proteins below come from a single Asterias rubens chromosome 9, eAstRub1.3, whole genome shotgun sequence genomic window:
- the LOC117294825 gene encoding somatostatin receptor type 2-like, translated as MDCMDTASDSFSTNCSLENCTEEETTKSVTQIRDWVAGIFLLIVCITGLIGNSMVIFVVLRYAKMKTVTNLYILNLAIADDLFMIALVFLSIATLAGNNWIFGPVLCHVVFAIDGLNQFTSVFCLTAMSMDRYVAVCHARRVRGYRTLRLAICVNFGVWFLALAAASPMNIVTRYTVYNGTPLCYFNFESVFGKDAVVITQKLFMIYTTLMGLVIPLVIISVCYSSIVVRLKKLGTRTGKMKKSRKVNRLVFFVVLAFFMCWWPFYVWRTIVVFVPCLGQQWFNGLVLDFTMCLGYLNSCANPLLYGFLSGNFKKSFRKVWNCTQETEIQNGQRRAPAHPM; from the coding sequence ATGGATTGCATGGATACAGCCTCGGATAGTTTCTCCACCAATTGTTCTTTGGAGAATTGTACAGAAGAGGAGACTACGAAGTCGGTGACCCAAATTCGAGATTGGGTGGCGGGAATTTTCCTTCTGATCGTCTGCATAACGGGTCTGATTGGCAACAGCATGGTCATCTTTGTGGTGCTACGCTACGCCAAAATGAAAACCGTCACCAATTTGTACATCTTGAATCTGGCCATAGCCGATGACCTGTTTATGATCGCCCTTGTGTTTCTGTCTATTGCTACCCTGGCTGGTAACAATTGGATATTCGGCCCCGTTCTGTGCCATGTGGTCTTCGCAATTGACGGTCTCAACCAGTTTACCAGCGTGTTTTGCCTGACCGCCATGAGCATGGATCGCTACGTTGCCGTATGCCACGCTCGAAGGGTCCGCGGGTATCGGACTCTTCGCCTGGCAATCTGCGTGAACTTCGGCGTATGGTTCCTAGCCCTTGCCGCTGCCAGCCCGATGAATATAGTGACACGGTACACCGTTTACAACGGTACACCACTGTGTTATTTCAATTTCGAGTCTGTATTCGGTAAAGACGCCGTCGTCATAACTCAGAAACTGTTCATGATTTACACGACTTTGATGGGACTTGTTATTCCTTTAGTCATCATTTCCGTGTGCTATTCGAGCATTGTGGTGCGCCTCAAGAAATTAGGAACCCGCACGGGAAAGATGAAGAAATCACGAAAGGTAAACCGTCTAGTGTTTTTCGTAGTGCTCGCCTTCTTCATGTGTTGGTGGCCGTTTTATGTATGGCGAACTATAGTGGTGTTTGTACCGTGCCTTGGGCAACAGTGGTTTAATGGCCTCGTACTTGACTTTACGATGTGTTTGGGTTACCTTAACAGCTGTGCAAATCCACTCCTCTACGGATTCCTTAGCGGGAACTTCAAAAAGAGTTTCCGTAAAGTGTGGAACTGTACACAGGAAACGGAGATACAAAACGGTCAACGCCGTGCCCCGGCCCATCCTATGTAA